CAGGCGGCAGGCGGCAGGCGGCTGGCGGAATGGCGCGGGCGGCGGGCGATCGAGCACCGCCCGCCGACCTGCGGGCTACGAAACCAACAACGAGCAGCAGGTCACGCCGCCTTCGGCCTTGGCGAGTTCGCTGGCGTCCACACCAATCACGTCGAGCCCCGCGGCACGCAGGCGCGCCTGGGTGCGTGGGAACTGCGTCGAATGGATGACGCGGCCGTTGACGAACACCGCGTTCGCCGCGAATGACTCCTGGTCGTCAACGGTGAGCTGCCGGGACCCCACGAAGGTCGACCCGTCGATCCACGCCGGATTCACGAGGAGCAGGTCCTCCGCCACGCGCGTCACCGCCGTCTTGAGGTGCA
The sequence above is drawn from the Candidatus Hydrogenedentota bacterium genome and encodes:
- a CDS encoding dimethylargininase; the protein is HLKTAVTRVAEDLLLVNPAWIDGSTFVGSRQLTVDDQESFAANAVFVNGRVIHSTQFPRTQARLRAAGLDVIGVDASELAKAEGGVTCCSLLVS